The proteins below are encoded in one region of Bifidobacterium dentium JCM 1195 = DSM 20436:
- a CDS encoding transglycosylase domain-containing protein — protein sequence MVSQTRSVSSRSHAPQADGTRSARSNTHNVQRNSHGSHRANGPKKNRTKRKHLVLKWVLGIFAALLTAGIGLFAYMYVTTSVPEPEAFALAEKTTVYYSDGTTEIGSYAEQNREIIDCSVLPDYVGNAIVSSEDRSFYTNKGIDLVGIARALYNNLTTGSRQGGSTITQQYAERYYLGETTSYSGKLREAFLAIKIAQQQDKSQVLCNYMNTIYLGRGAYGIQAAAKAYFNKDAKDLTLSEAATLAGIIPAPSAWDPAVDEAQAQKRYKRVLSIMEEDGYITAKQRKESQFPQAIEYQQSNQLEGANGYLLTMVQNELIGTKAFSKQDLETGGYKIVTTIDKSKQDLMYSVVSPSQNGMQGVVPDGMQFGALSVNPKDGSIIALYAGDDYLTKQLNNVTQATYEVGSTMKPFALLAAINEGVSLNTMFNGNSFRTFPGITETVSNYGNANLGYVNLYTATEQSSNTVYMDLQTKLGTKKIADTAREAGVENTSLDGSEPYTVLGNNGLSVEDMTRAYATLANQGNKPTLHIVASVKTPDGSDLYNAPTTAEQVFEANSANLVTKALTGVVQRGTATEARATGHTIAGKSGTANDSRAASFIGYTPSVVTTVAMWYPDANGNPQEIPAFGSWTGGSDYPVHLFTEYMTQALADTPNETFPTATDSGKVGGSDGTWGTGAQKSYTSQTTPKAEESTQPTTPSPTETTTPDSGSGSGSGDGDADSGSGDNGGSGSSTDQSSQGQSDQGQSTQSPQQ from the coding sequence ATGGTTTCACAGACTCGAAGCGTAAGCTCGCGCTCCCATGCCCCGCAGGCAGACGGCACCCGTAGCGCTCGCAGCAACACGCACAACGTGCAGCGCAACAGCCACGGCTCGCACCGCGCCAATGGACCAAAGAAGAATCGTACCAAGCGCAAGCATCTCGTACTCAAATGGGTGCTCGGGATTTTCGCGGCGCTCCTCACGGCAGGCATCGGCCTGTTCGCCTACATGTACGTCACCACGAGCGTTCCGGAGCCGGAGGCGTTCGCGCTCGCGGAAAAAACAACCGTCTACTATTCCGACGGCACCACCGAAATCGGCAGCTACGCCGAGCAGAATCGTGAGATCATCGACTGCTCCGTGCTGCCGGACTACGTCGGCAACGCCATCGTATCTTCCGAGGATCGTTCCTTCTACACCAACAAGGGCATCGATCTGGTGGGCATCGCACGCGCACTGTACAACAACCTGACCACCGGTAGCCGGCAGGGCGGCTCAACCATCACCCAGCAGTACGCGGAGCGCTACTATCTGGGCGAGACCACATCGTATTCCGGCAAGCTCCGAGAAGCGTTCCTGGCCATCAAGATCGCGCAACAGCAAGATAAAAGCCAGGTGCTGTGCAACTACATGAACACCATCTACCTAGGCCGTGGCGCATACGGCATCCAGGCGGCGGCCAAGGCGTACTTCAACAAGGACGCCAAGGATCTGACGCTGTCCGAAGCGGCCACGCTGGCCGGCATCATCCCGGCGCCGAGCGCATGGGACCCGGCGGTGGACGAGGCACAGGCCCAGAAGCGCTACAAGCGCGTGCTCAGCATCATGGAGGAAGACGGCTACATCACCGCCAAGCAACGGAAGGAATCGCAATTCCCGCAAGCCATCGAATACCAGCAGAGCAATCAGTTGGAAGGCGCGAACGGATACCTGCTGACCATGGTGCAGAACGAACTCATCGGCACGAAGGCCTTCAGCAAGCAGGACCTCGAAACGGGCGGCTATAAGATCGTGACCACCATCGACAAATCCAAGCAGGATCTGATGTATTCGGTGGTCAGTCCCTCGCAGAACGGCATGCAGGGCGTAGTGCCGGACGGCATGCAGTTCGGCGCGCTGTCGGTCAACCCGAAGGACGGGTCGATTATCGCGCTGTATGCGGGCGACGATTACCTGACCAAGCAGCTCAACAACGTCACGCAGGCCACCTACGAGGTCGGTTCCACCATGAAGCCGTTCGCGTTATTGGCCGCCATAAACGAAGGCGTAAGCCTGAACACGATGTTCAACGGCAACTCGTTCCGCACCTTCCCCGGCATCACCGAAACCGTGAGCAACTACGGCAACGCGAACCTGGGATACGTGAACCTGTATACGGCTACCGAACAGTCGTCGAACACCGTGTACATGGATTTGCAGACCAAACTGGGCACCAAGAAAATCGCCGATACCGCACGTGAGGCGGGTGTGGAGAACACGTCTTTGGATGGATCCGAACCGTACACCGTACTTGGCAACAACGGCCTGAGCGTTGAGGACATGACGCGCGCATACGCCACGTTGGCCAATCAGGGCAACAAGCCGACGCTGCATATCGTGGCCTCCGTGAAGACGCCGGACGGATCCGACCTGTATAACGCGCCGACCACGGCCGAGCAGGTGTTCGAAGCCAATTCCGCGAATCTGGTAACCAAGGCGCTCACCGGCGTGGTGCAGCGCGGCACCGCCACCGAGGCGCGCGCCACCGGTCATACCATCGCGGGCAAGTCCGGCACGGCGAATGATTCCAGGGCGGCCAGTTTCATCGGTTACACCCCTTCGGTGGTAACGACGGTGGCTATGTGGTACCCGGATGCGAACGGCAATCCGCAGGAAATCCCGGCCTTCGGTAGCTGGACCGGCGGCAGCGACTACCCAGTGCATCTGTTCACCGAATATATGACGCAGGCCTTGGCCGATACCCCGAACGAGACATTCCCGACCGCGACCGACAGCGGCAAGGTCGGCGGATCGGATGGCACGTGGGGTACAGGCGCGCAGAAGTCATACACCTCGCAGACCACGCCGAAGGCTGAGGAAAGCACGCAGCCGACCACGCCGTCCCCGACCGAAACCACCACGCCGGACAGCGGATCCGGCAGCGGCAGCGGTGATGGTGATGCGGACTCCGGCAGCGGCGACAACGGTGGCAGCGGTTCATCCACTGACCAGAGCAGCCAGGGGCAGAGCGACCAAGGTCAGTCGACACAATCGCCGCAACAATAG
- a CDS encoding inositol-3-phosphate synthase: MSIRVAIAGVGNCASSLVQGVEYYKDTKDEDKIPGLMHNNFGGYRVRDIEFVTAFDVDALKVGKDLSEAIEASQNNTIKFADVPNLDVEVLRGPTEDGLGEYYRQMIEESTAEPVDVAQVLRDKKVDVLVSYLPVGSERADKAYAQAAMDAGCAFVNCLPVFIASDPEWAQKFRDAGVPIVGDDIKSQVGATITHRVLARLFEDRGVRLDRTYQLNVGGNMDFMNMLQRSRLESKKISKTRAVTSVVPHDMDPHNVHIGPSDYVAWLDDRKFAFVRLEGTTFGDVPLSLEYKLQVWDSPNSAGIVIDAVRAAKIALDRHLAGPILAPSSYFMKSPAVQHEDGEARRLVEEFIKGNVEGTEEQLDADVAAAKAAGKDVWKA, from the coding sequence ATGAGCATTCGCGTGGCTATCGCCGGTGTGGGCAATTGCGCTTCGTCGCTGGTTCAGGGCGTTGAGTATTACAAGGACACCAAGGACGAGGATAAGATTCCGGGATTGATGCACAACAATTTCGGCGGATACCGTGTGCGCGATATCGAGTTCGTCACCGCATTCGACGTTGACGCGCTGAAGGTCGGCAAGGACCTGTCCGAGGCCATTGAGGCTTCGCAGAACAACACCATCAAGTTCGCCGACGTGCCGAATCTTGACGTCGAGGTGCTTCGTGGCCCGACCGAGGATGGTTTGGGCGAGTATTACCGCCAGATGATTGAGGAGTCGACGGCTGAACCGGTCGATGTGGCTCAGGTGTTGCGTGACAAGAAGGTCGACGTGCTGGTTTCCTATCTGCCGGTCGGCTCAGAGCGGGCTGACAAGGCCTATGCCCAGGCCGCCATGGATGCCGGCTGCGCGTTCGTGAACTGCCTGCCAGTGTTCATCGCCTCCGATCCGGAGTGGGCGCAGAAGTTCCGTGATGCCGGTGTGCCGATTGTCGGCGACGATATCAAGTCTCAGGTCGGCGCCACCATCACCCACCGTGTGCTGGCTCGCCTGTTCGAGGATCGCGGCGTGCGTCTCGATCGCACCTACCAGCTCAATGTCGGCGGCAACATGGACTTCATGAACATGCTGCAGCGTTCCCGTCTGGAGTCCAAGAAGATTTCCAAGACCCGTGCGGTCACTTCCGTGGTGCCTCACGACATGGACCCGCATAATGTGCATATCGGTCCGTCCGACTACGTGGCTTGGCTTGACGACCGCAAGTTCGCCTTCGTGCGTCTCGAGGGCACCACGTTCGGTGATGTTCCGCTGAGCCTTGAATACAAGTTGCAGGTGTGGGATTCCCCGAACTCCGCCGGTATCGTCATCGATGCCGTGCGTGCCGCTAAGATCGCTCTTGACCGTCATCTGGCGGGCCCGATCCTGGCTCCGAGCTCCTATTTCATGAAATCCCCGGCCGTACAGCATGAGGATGGCGAGGCTCGTCGTCTCGTCGAAGAGTTCATCAAGGGCAACGTCGAAGGCACTGAGGAGCAGCTCGATGCCGATGTCGCCGCCGCCAAGGCTGCGGGCAAGGATGTCTGGAAGGCCTGA
- the glf gene encoding UDP-galactopyranose mutase, producing the protein MTEKVQYPDLVVVGAGLFGLTVAQQAVEHLGVRVEIIDVRDHIGGNAYSYMDEETGAEIHKYGAHLFHTSNRRVWDYVNRFTSFTDYVHRVYATHDGEVYPLPINLGTVNQFFRAHYTPAEAKALIAGQAGELAGTDPQNLNDKGISLIGRPLYEAFIKNYTGKQWQTDPKDLPAGIINRLPVRFNYDNRYFMDTWEGLPVDGYTAWMERMIDDPRIHVTLETDFFDESQPYNKAALAAAGVPVVYTGPVDRYFDYSLGELKWRTVDFKEVRYDEGDHFGCPVMNFSDADVPYTRAIEFKNFNPERADRQNPDRTVVWEEYSRFAERGDEPYYPINTESDKALYARYEELAKAEPRTVFGGRLGTYKYYDMHNVIDTALTAYEQQVEPLLKK; encoded by the coding sequence ATGACTGAGAAGGTGCAGTATCCGGATCTGGTGGTCGTGGGCGCGGGCCTGTTCGGCCTGACCGTGGCCCAGCAGGCCGTCGAGCATCTCGGCGTGAGGGTGGAGATCATCGACGTGCGCGACCATATCGGCGGCAACGCGTACAGCTACATGGACGAGGAGACCGGCGCGGAGATCCACAAGTACGGCGCCCACCTGTTCCACACGTCCAACAGGCGCGTATGGGATTATGTGAACAGGTTCACCTCCTTCACTGACTACGTGCACCGCGTGTACGCGACCCACGACGGCGAGGTGTACCCGCTGCCGATCAATCTGGGGACCGTCAACCAGTTCTTCCGCGCGCACTACACGCCGGCCGAGGCCAAGGCCCTGATCGCCGGACAGGCCGGCGAATTGGCCGGTACCGACCCGCAGAACCTCAACGACAAGGGCATCTCGCTGATCGGCCGCCCGCTGTACGAGGCGTTCATCAAGAACTACACGGGCAAGCAGTGGCAGACCGATCCGAAGGACCTGCCCGCGGGCATCATCAACCGTCTGCCGGTGCGTTTCAACTATGACAACCGGTATTTCATGGACACGTGGGAGGGTCTGCCGGTCGACGGATACACCGCGTGGATGGAGCGTATGATCGACGATCCGCGCATCCATGTGACCTTGGAGACGGACTTCTTCGACGAATCCCAGCCGTACAACAAGGCCGCTCTGGCCGCCGCCGGCGTGCCGGTGGTGTACACGGGTCCGGTCGACCGCTATTTCGACTATTCGCTCGGCGAGCTCAAGTGGCGCACGGTGGACTTCAAGGAGGTCCGCTACGACGAGGGCGACCATTTCGGCTGCCCGGTGATGAACTTCTCGGATGCGGACGTGCCGTACACGCGTGCGATCGAGTTCAAGAACTTCAATCCGGAGCGTGCCGACCGGCAGAATCCGGACAGGACCGTGGTGTGGGAGGAGTACTCCCGTTTCGCCGAGCGTGGCGACGAGCCGTACTATCCGATCAACACGGAATCCGACAAGGCGCTGTACGCGCGCTATGAGGAGCTCGCGAAGGCCGAGCCGAGGACCGTGTTCGGCGGCCGTCTGGGTACGTACAAGTATTACGACATGCACAATGTGATCGACACGGCCCTGACAGCCTACGAACAGCAGGTCGAACCCCTCCTCAAGAAGTAG
- a CDS encoding phosphatase PAP2 family protein: MTDEFKPIIRDPQKSANMLQQNASSEALGSTGSNTSTDPVADVLSADEVRRGLAKADPLTRHPRISSIVQCVAFGLILLAASVGVWWLGVYTLSGQSYEDMVWSRFPHVLPAWLGPVAHIFAISLLVQGVSVAMAIIALIVLIVRKRWLLIMQLAVFGGLCFTAAKVLKSVLPRPYLINLDSNPANSAPSGHTILAAAAGVMLVCAVPRVLRALAAAIGWLYAVLVGLSVIAAQWHRPIDVIMALLIVGGLALLMLAVSFANGMDEPGKRTSSPSVQIVGSVMLTFGTLGTLYGAYIIWQIQPGLDLSAEWTNAGACASTAILTASVCALVFGLVLVMRQLTASPLTKLGLVGAPPAPPKQ, from the coding sequence ATGACCGACGAATTCAAGCCCATCATCCGAGATCCGCAGAAGTCCGCGAATATGCTGCAGCAGAACGCCTCTTCCGAAGCGTTGGGATCCACGGGATCGAACACTTCCACTGACCCGGTCGCCGACGTGCTGTCGGCGGACGAAGTGCGTAGGGGGCTCGCCAAAGCCGACCCGTTGACCCGCCATCCCCGTATCTCCAGCATCGTGCAGTGCGTGGCATTCGGACTGATATTGCTGGCCGCTTCCGTCGGTGTGTGGTGGCTGGGCGTATACACGTTGAGCGGCCAGAGCTATGAGGACATGGTCTGGTCGAGATTCCCCCATGTGCTGCCGGCATGGCTTGGCCCGGTGGCACATATCTTCGCGATTTCACTGCTGGTGCAAGGGGTCAGCGTCGCCATGGCGATCATCGCATTGATTGTGCTGATTGTGCGTAAGCGATGGCTGTTGATTATGCAGTTGGCCGTTTTCGGCGGACTGTGCTTTACGGCGGCGAAGGTGCTTAAAAGCGTGCTTCCGCGACCCTATCTGATTAATCTTGATTCGAATCCCGCCAATTCCGCACCTTCCGGCCATACCATCCTTGCCGCCGCAGCCGGTGTGATGCTGGTATGTGCGGTGCCGCGCGTCCTGCGGGCGCTGGCGGCGGCAATCGGCTGGCTCTACGCCGTGCTCGTCGGACTGTCGGTGATCGCCGCCCAATGGCATCGGCCGATCGATGTGATCATGGCATTGCTGATCGTCGGCGGTCTTGCGCTGCTGATGCTCGCCGTGAGTTTCGCCAATGGCATGGATGAGCCCGGCAAACGCACATCCTCGCCGTCGGTACAGATCGTCGGCAGCGTGATGCTGACGTTCGGAACGCTGGGAACCCTGTACGGCGCCTACATCATCTGGCAGATCCAGCCTGGACTTGATCTTAGTGCGGAATGGACGAATGCCGGTGCATGCGCCTCCACTGCGATTCTCACGGCATCGGTCTGCGCATTGGTGTTCGGGCTGGTGCTGGTCATGCGCCAACTGACCGCATCGCCGCTGACGAAGCTCGGTCTGGTCGGCGCTCCGCCGGCCCCACCGAAGCAGTAA
- the topA gene encoding type I DNA topoisomerase, whose amino-acid sequence MATGSKLVIVESPTKARKIGGYLGSDYTVMASVGHIRDLAQPSQVPSADKAKFGKFGVDVEDGFKPYYIVDGDKKKTVSELKSALKKADTLYLATDEDREGEAIAWHLVQTLKPKVSIKRMVFHEITPEAIKASLNNTRDVDGAMVDAQETRRILDRLYGYELSPVLWRKVGPGLSAGRVQSVATRLIVERERERMAFVRAPYWDVTATLEAMGAEGDNVAFDSRMVSLDGRRLAGSKDFGEDGLLTAAGAKDNVVQLDETQARALAQSLEFATFTVTSMESKPYRRRPLPPFTTSTLQQTAGNRLSMSSRQTMRAAQGLYENGYITYMRTDSVTLSQEAIAAARSAVKSHFGDTFLSDAPKQYATKTAGAQEAHECIRPAGAQFRDPDEVAKKVPADQARLYALIWQRTLASQMADATGSTATVRLSASAGDQGEAVFQASGTVIEFPGFMKATGEGRHASSDRATDKTAEQSVKANDDNASLPPMRPGDELAATEVAADGHETQPPARYTEASLVKTLEAKEIGRPSTYASIISTIIDRGYVYERGRALIPSWLAFSVVKLLETKFPKYVDYQFTADMENGLDQIAHGMETGKDWLTSFYFGSGEGAAQSQDEAHAGLQQQVAQLGEIDARAINTIEIGDGLHVRVGRYGPYLEDVNDLDGEGNPKRASLPDTLAPDELTVEVGHDLIEHHSGGPRELGKDPVSGGTVEVRNGRFGPYVALIVPQSEAAGDAAAAQAKPQRGSKKAAADRPKMASLFKTMSPESLTLEDALKLLSLPREVGTYEEANAETGELQQVTVMANNGRYGPYLTKTGADGKSDTRSLASEDEIFTVDLDKAKELFSQPKYGRGRGRGAAKPPLRDLGVDPETQKHVTIKEGFYGAYITDGETNRTLPKQYAAESIEPAEAFRLLAEKRAQGPSKRGRGRKASAKKTTAKSTKAGKPNAIEKARADRRAKVRELADQGWANTRIAKEIGSTAATVKADIDWLTANEGYFRPEVVPAR is encoded by the coding sequence ATGGCTACCGGCAGCAAGCTCGTTATTGTGGAGTCTCCCACCAAGGCCAGGAAAATCGGAGGATATCTCGGCTCCGACTATACGGTCATGGCATCGGTGGGCCACATTCGCGACCTTGCGCAGCCCAGCCAGGTGCCGTCCGCCGACAAGGCCAAGTTCGGCAAGTTCGGCGTCGATGTGGAAGACGGCTTCAAGCCGTACTACATCGTGGACGGTGATAAGAAGAAAACCGTCTCCGAACTGAAAAGCGCACTGAAAAAGGCCGATACCCTCTATCTCGCAACCGATGAGGATCGCGAGGGGGAGGCCATCGCATGGCATCTGGTGCAGACGCTCAAGCCGAAGGTGTCGATCAAGCGCATGGTGTTCCACGAGATCACGCCGGAGGCGATCAAGGCATCGCTGAATAACACCCGCGATGTGGACGGCGCCATGGTCGACGCGCAGGAGACTCGCCGTATCCTGGACCGCCTGTACGGCTACGAGCTGTCTCCGGTGCTGTGGCGCAAGGTGGGGCCGGGCCTTTCCGCAGGCCGCGTGCAGTCCGTCGCCACCCGTCTGATCGTCGAGCGTGAGCGTGAGCGCATGGCGTTCGTGCGTGCCCCGTATTGGGACGTGACCGCCACGTTGGAGGCGATGGGCGCCGAAGGTGACAATGTGGCCTTCGATTCGCGCATGGTGTCGCTTGACGGCCGTCGTTTGGCCGGTTCCAAGGATTTCGGTGAGGACGGTCTGCTGACCGCCGCCGGTGCCAAGGATAATGTCGTTCAGCTTGACGAGACGCAGGCCCGTGCGCTTGCGCAGTCGCTGGAATTCGCGACGTTCACCGTCACGTCGATGGAATCGAAGCCGTACCGTCGCCGTCCGCTTCCGCCTTTCACCACGTCGACGTTGCAGCAGACCGCAGGCAATCGCCTGTCGATGAGCTCGCGTCAGACCATGCGTGCGGCGCAGGGATTGTATGAGAACGGCTATATCACGTATATGCGTACCGATTCGGTGACACTGTCGCAGGAGGCCATCGCGGCCGCCCGTTCGGCGGTGAAGTCGCATTTCGGCGACACGTTCCTGTCAGATGCGCCGAAGCAGTATGCCACCAAGACCGCCGGTGCGCAGGAGGCCCACGAATGTATTCGTCCGGCCGGCGCGCAGTTCCGTGATCCGGACGAAGTCGCCAAGAAGGTGCCTGCCGATCAGGCCCGTCTGTATGCGTTGATTTGGCAACGTACGCTTGCCTCGCAGATGGCCGATGCCACCGGTTCCACCGCCACCGTGCGTTTGTCCGCATCGGCTGGAGACCAAGGTGAGGCCGTGTTCCAGGCTTCCGGTACGGTCATCGAGTTCCCGGGCTTTATGAAGGCCACAGGGGAGGGACGTCACGCTTCCTCCGACAGGGCCACCGACAAAACCGCCGAGCAGTCCGTCAAAGCGAACGATGATAACGCTTCCCTGCCGCCGATGAGGCCGGGCGACGAGCTTGCCGCGACGGAAGTCGCCGCCGACGGGCATGAAACCCAGCCTCCGGCGCGATACACCGAAGCCTCGCTCGTCAAGACGCTTGAAGCCAAGGAGATTGGTCGCCCGTCCACATATGCGAGCATCATCTCCACCATCATCGATCGCGGGTACGTGTATGAGCGCGGTCGTGCGCTGATTCCGTCCTGGCTGGCTTTCTCCGTGGTCAAGTTGCTGGAGACGAAGTTTCCGAAGTATGTGGACTACCAGTTCACCGCCGATATGGAGAATGGTCTGGACCAGATTGCCCACGGCATGGAAACCGGCAAGGATTGGCTGACCAGCTTCTACTTCGGTTCCGGAGAAGGCGCGGCGCAGTCTCAGGATGAGGCGCATGCCGGTCTGCAGCAGCAGGTCGCGCAGCTTGGCGAAATCGATGCTCGCGCCATCAATACGATTGAGATCGGCGACGGTCTGCATGTGCGCGTCGGTCGTTACGGCCCGTATTTGGAAGATGTGAACGATTTGGATGGCGAAGGCAATCCGAAGCGCGCGTCGTTGCCGGATACCCTTGCTCCGGATGAGCTGACGGTGGAAGTCGGCCATGATCTGATCGAACATCATTCCGGTGGTCCGCGTGAACTCGGCAAGGATCCGGTTTCCGGCGGGACCGTGGAAGTGCGTAACGGCCGTTTCGGACCGTATGTCGCGCTGATTGTGCCACAGTCGGAAGCTGCCGGAGATGCCGCCGCTGCGCAGGCCAAGCCGCAGCGTGGCTCCAAGAAGGCCGCGGCGGATCGCCCGAAGATGGCATCGCTGTTCAAGACGATGAGCCCTGAATCGTTGACGTTGGAAGATGCGCTGAAACTGCTGAGCCTGCCTCGTGAGGTCGGCACGTACGAGGAGGCGAATGCCGAAACCGGCGAACTGCAGCAGGTCACGGTGATGGCGAACAACGGCCGCTACGGCCCGTACCTGACCAAGACCGGCGCCGACGGCAAATCCGACACGCGTTCGCTCGCCTCGGAGGATGAGATTTTCACGGTTGACCTCGATAAGGCCAAGGAGCTGTTCTCGCAGCCGAAGTACGGTCGTGGTCGCGGCCGTGGAGCCGCCAAGCCGCCACTGCGTGATCTGGGCGTCGATCCGGAGACTCAGAAGCATGTGACCATCAAGGAAGGTTTCTACGGCGCGTATATCACCGATGGCGAAACGAACCGTACGTTGCCGAAGCAGTATGCGGCCGAATCGATAGAGCCGGCCGAAGCGTTCAGGCTGTTGGCCGAGAAGCGTGCGCAGGGGCCATCGAAACGTGGTCGTGGGCGTAAGGCCTCCGCCAAGAAGACGACTGCCAAGAGCACAAAGGCCGGTAAGCCGAACGCAATCGAAAAGGCGCGTGCCGATCGCCGTGCCAAGGTGCGCGAACTGGCCGATCAGGGCTGGGCGAATACGCGTATTGCGAAGGAGATCGGGTCTACGGCCGCCACAGTCAAGGCCGATATCGACTGGCTCACCGCCAATGAGGGATATTTCCGCCCCGAGGTGGTCCCCGCCCGTTGA
- the tmk gene encoding dTMP kinase, whose amino-acid sequence MQGMFISFEGVDGVGKTTQVERLRAHIEAQGRECVVTREPGGTALGVAIRGMLLHGVAAADAGVPANKADGGRQPEPADIAPRTEALLFAADRAQHVAEVIRPALERGAVVITDRYLDSSLAYQAGGRELTLKEIRDLSLWATNGLLPERTYLLDMDPAASHARLRHSEDRMESAGDDFQNRTRNAFLELARAEPERFRVIDASQSIEEVWQRIEHDFAAIDHLRPTLRSTVSTGENTEGIAR is encoded by the coding sequence ATGCAGGGCATGTTCATTTCTTTCGAAGGCGTCGACGGCGTAGGCAAGACCACGCAGGTCGAGCGATTGCGTGCGCATATCGAAGCGCAGGGGCGTGAATGCGTGGTTACGCGCGAACCGGGCGGCACCGCGCTCGGTGTGGCCATTCGCGGCATGCTGCTGCATGGAGTCGCCGCTGCCGATGCGGGGGTTCCCGCGAACAAGGCGGATGGGGGACGGCAGCCGGAGCCTGCCGACATCGCCCCCCGTACCGAAGCATTGTTGTTCGCGGCGGACCGGGCGCAGCATGTGGCCGAGGTGATTCGCCCGGCGCTTGAACGCGGCGCGGTGGTGATCACCGACCGTTACCTCGATTCGTCGTTGGCTTATCAGGCGGGCGGGCGTGAACTGACGCTTAAGGAAATCCGGGATCTCAGCCTGTGGGCCACCAATGGGTTACTGCCGGAACGCACATATCTGCTGGACATGGATCCGGCCGCCTCGCATGCACGACTGCGGCACAGCGAGGATCGCATGGAATCCGCCGGCGACGATTTCCAGAATCGTACGCGCAACGCCTTCCTTGAGCTCGCCAGGGCCGAACCGGAACGGTTCCGCGTAATCGATGCCAGCCAATCCATCGAAGAGGTCTGGCAACGGATCGAACACGATTTCGCTGCGATCGACCACCTGCGGCCAACCCTACGGTCGACGGTTTCCACCGGCGAGAATACGGAAGGAATCGCACGATGA
- a CDS encoding DNA polymerase III subunit delta', which yields MSVWDSIVGQRQVVEQLKTVSCGDPKSIAQSWLICGPPGSGRSNVARAFAAALESPDHGLGDEPTKVTQQVLAGTHPDVTVLATNKVTIGIDQVRDLITTSEQMPSTAPWRIIIIEDVDRMLERTTNVLLKEIEEPSEHAIWLLCAPSAQDVLPTIRSRTRIVNLAVPSNQAVAKFLEETSQVEPKIAARAARLAEGHIGIARLYACNERIMSDRDELIVGVLNLAKASDAVLLAGNLIDNAKAQAEADVEVKAAAAEADFRRINGLGPKDRIPPKLRGAYNAIAKKDELKRQATRLTRDVLDRALNSVASIYRDVAVLQNNAEDAVGLINLENRSSIAELSVRLDRAAAVRRLEDIATARRRLNGNGNPALVFEALFCALIP from the coding sequence ATGAGCGTATGGGATTCCATAGTGGGGCAACGTCAGGTGGTGGAGCAGCTCAAGACCGTCTCCTGTGGCGATCCGAAGTCGATCGCGCAATCATGGCTGATCTGCGGGCCTCCCGGATCCGGCCGTTCCAATGTGGCGCGTGCCTTCGCGGCGGCGTTGGAGAGCCCCGACCATGGCCTTGGCGACGAACCGACCAAAGTCACCCAGCAGGTGCTTGCCGGCACGCATCCCGACGTGACCGTACTCGCTACGAATAAGGTGACCATCGGCATCGATCAGGTACGCGACCTGATCACCACCTCCGAGCAGATGCCGAGCACCGCGCCGTGGCGAATCATCATCATCGAAGACGTGGACCGTATGCTCGAACGCACCACGAATGTGTTGCTGAAGGAGATTGAGGAGCCGAGCGAACATGCCATCTGGCTGTTGTGCGCCCCGAGTGCGCAAGATGTGCTGCCGACCATCCGTTCACGCACCCGTATCGTGAATCTTGCCGTGCCGTCGAACCAAGCCGTGGCGAAATTCCTCGAGGAGACTTCGCAGGTCGAGCCGAAAATCGCGGCCCGTGCGGCGCGCCTTGCCGAAGGGCATATCGGCATCGCCCGACTGTACGCCTGCAACGAGCGGATCATGTCGGATCGTGATGAGCTGATCGTCGGCGTGCTCAATCTTGCGAAGGCATCCGATGCGGTGTTGCTGGCCGGCAATCTCATCGACAATGCGAAAGCGCAGGCCGAGGCGGATGTGGAGGTCAAAGCCGCCGCCGCGGAAGCCGATTTCCGTAGAATCAACGGACTTGGTCCGAAGGACCGCATTCCTCCGAAATTGCGCGGCGCCTACAACGCCATCGCCAAAAAAGACGAGCTCAAGCGTCAGGCCACGCGCCTCACGCGTGACGTGCTTGACCGCGCACTCAACTCGGTGGCGAGCATCTACCGTGATGTCGCCGTGTTGCAGAACAACGCCGAGGATGCCGTCGGCCTGATCAATCTTGAGAACCGCTCCTCGATCGCCGAACTGTCGGTGCGTCTGGATCGCGCCGCGGCCGTACGTCGGCTGGAGGATATCGCTACGGCCCGCAGGCGTCTCAACGGCAACGGCAATCCCGCGTTGGTGTTCGAAGCCTTGTTCTGCGCCCTGATTCCGTAA